In the genome of Dermacentor andersoni chromosome 3, qqDerAnde1_hic_scaffold, whole genome shotgun sequence, one region contains:
- the LOC126539693 gene encoding uncharacterized protein isoform X2 — protein sequence MMDGLPLPGGCVDRRGSPVEHGDRYTPEGKDPCEQCTCQRGRPDSCSITSCYPPAHCHQPYLRGSGECCDYACNGTTLGSPDDVQSATTLGLRMVASTVASFLIVALLLFMIHRLRKRRLLVMLRRLNGCRAAASLEEACLARQLALEEQGVGFLGGFCPDPPPPYTFWKPPEAYVPPGEAPPPYDAPPALLDRQLQQQEVAPISTEPLPRVASATPPLLCGGSSTSSEAGELPQQQRAIRSDAYYEDGLRHVTVVLVGDQAARRRLSHCEPSVRHLVQDGDKRLSLQGPPSSQNNNVYPDPTSWGGEGEEGGSETSSSCTASVDDRQGAFSPTSSESSASADAPEVGQVPQPAAAAATDPPRARHPLDRTLQRLKRFSMPKRKASKKSPTAGASSSAEGIATSCCLGHSSGMESDKNRTREAKAVSASPQGTQQLPENGGGLERLPAPPLEAQHSSAARQESAEDKATRKKTGKRKLFSLPSWDSSVLRRVPEGCSEVRNLSGAHIASEAAVPTAGMVRDVVRPCSLDLPTATSTPKTLTSACPVVITVKCRPVRTEQPSSDVSDHQAESPRSSSSASASSKTNKQRTTEIAGAEPKPNGSVTVQPYGEAVHTIPRQSVARQVARLEAQGFRPPDASCTLQKHCRSASHDSRCQERLHCKARGGQSTSHPAAPF from the exons ATGATGG ATGGCCTGCCCCTACCAGGAGGATGTGTGGACAGGCGAGGCAGTCCTGTGGAGCACGGTGACCGGTACACGCCCGAGGGCAAGGACCCCTGTGAGCAGTGCACCTGCCAGCGTGGACGGCCAGACTCCTGCTCCATCACTTCCTGCTACCCACCAGCCCACTGCCACCAGCCATACCTTAGGGGTTCGGGCGAGTGCTGCGACTATGCCTGCAACGGCACCACGCTTGGTTCACCCGATG ATGTGCAGAGTGCCACTACTCTGGGCCTTCGGATGGTGGCTAGCACAGTGGCGTCGTTTCTCATTGTGGCTctgctgctgttcatgatccatCGACTCCGCAAGAGGCGCCTGCTGGTCATGTTACGAA GGCTGAATGGGTGCCGGGCAGCGGCCAGCCTGGAAGAGGCTTGCCTGGCGCGGCAGCTGGCACTTGAAGAACAGGGTGTGGGCTTCCTGGGTGGCTTCTGCCCTGACCCCCCTCCGCCGTACACCTTCTGGAAGCCCCCAGAGGCTTACGTGCCTCCTGGAGAGGCCCCACCTCCTTACGATGCTCCTCCTGCATTACTTGACCGGCAGCTGCAACAGCAG GAAGTCGCACCCATCTCTACTGAGCCATTACCACGTGTTGCATCGGCCACGCCTCCATTGCTGTGTGGAGGCTCGTCAACCAGCAGCGAGGCAGGGGAGCTGCCTCAACAGCAACGAGCAATTCGCTCAGATGCTTACTACGAAGATGGGTTACGACACGTGACGGTTGTGCTCGTCGGGGACCAAGCAGCACGCAGGCGACTGTCGCACTGCGAGCCCTCGGTTCGACACTTGGTTCAAGACGGTGACAAGCGGCTAAGCTTGCAG GGCCCTCCTTCAAGTCAAAACAACAATGTGTACCCTGACCCAACTTCCTGGGGTGGGGAAGGTGAAGAAGGCGGAAGTGAGACGAGTTCAAGCTGCACTGCGAGCGTTGACGACCGTCAAGGTGCATTCAGTCCCACCAGCAGCGAGTCCAGCGCTTCCGCAGATGCCCCGGAAGTCGGCCAAGTTCCACAGCCagcagccgctgctgccacaGACCCACCCAGGGCGAGGCACCCCTTAGACAGGACGCTGCAAAGGCTCAAGCGCTTTTCTATGCCAAAACGCAAGGCTTCCAAGAAGTCCCCCACAGCTGGAGCATCGTCGTCGGCCGAAGGCATCGCAACGTCCTGCTGTCTCGGCCACAGCTCAGGCATGGAGTCGGACAAGAACCGAACTAGGGAAGCCAAGGCTGTGAGCGCTTCCCCACAGGGTACCCAGCAGCTGCCCGAAAATGGTGGTGGACTCGAACGACTGCCTGCTCCTCCACTAGAGGCTCAGCACTCTTCTGCTGCCCGCCAGGAGAGTGCAGAAGACAAGGCCACAAGAAAGAAAACGGGCAAGAGAAAGCTGTTCTCACTCCCCTCATGGGACAGCTCAGTCTTACGGAGAGTGCCGGAAGGCTGCAGCGAAGTGCGCAACCTATCAGGAGCCCACATTGCATCAGAAGCAGCTGTGCCCACTGCAGGGATGGTGAGGGACGTGGTGCGGCCCTGCTCCCTAGACCTTCCGACGGCCACGTCGACGCCCAAGACTCTTACCTCTGCCTGCCCTGTGGTCATCACGGTCAAATGCAGGCCTGTGAGGACAGAACAGCCCAGTAGTGATGTGTCGGACCATCAGGCGGAGTCGCCTCGTTCTTCTTCGTCAGCGTCTGCCTCCTCAAAAACGAACAAACAGCGGACGACAGAGATCGCCGGGGCTGAACCGAAGCCAAACGGCTCTGTGACTGTGCAGCCGTATGGGGAGGCAGTGCATACCATTCCACGACAGAGTGTTGCGAGGCAGGTGGCTCGGCTGGAGGCGCAGGGTTTCCGGCCACCTGATGCTTCGTGCACCTTGCAGAAGCACTGCCGCAGTGCGTCACACGACAGTCGGTGCCAGGAACGGCTACACTGCAAAGCACGTGGAGGACAATCGACTTCGCACCCAGCTGCTCCATTTTGA
- the LOC126539693 gene encoding uncharacterized protein isoform X1, with protein sequence MMDGLPLPGGCVDRRGSPVEHGDRYTPEGKDPCEQCTCQRGRPDSCSITSCYPPAHCHQPYLRGSGECCDYACNGTTLGSPDGADVQSATTLGLRMVASTVASFLIVALLLFMIHRLRKRRLLVMLRRLNGCRAAASLEEACLARQLALEEQGVGFLGGFCPDPPPPYTFWKPPEAYVPPGEAPPPYDAPPALLDRQLQQQEVAPISTEPLPRVASATPPLLCGGSSTSSEAGELPQQQRAIRSDAYYEDGLRHVTVVLVGDQAARRRLSHCEPSVRHLVQDGDKRLSLQGPPSSQNNNVYPDPTSWGGEGEEGGSETSSSCTASVDDRQGAFSPTSSESSASADAPEVGQVPQPAAAAATDPPRARHPLDRTLQRLKRFSMPKRKASKKSPTAGASSSAEGIATSCCLGHSSGMESDKNRTREAKAVSASPQGTQQLPENGGGLERLPAPPLEAQHSSAARQESAEDKATRKKTGKRKLFSLPSWDSSVLRRVPEGCSEVRNLSGAHIASEAAVPTAGMVRDVVRPCSLDLPTATSTPKTLTSACPVVITVKCRPVRTEQPSSDVSDHQAESPRSSSSASASSKTNKQRTTEIAGAEPKPNGSVTVQPYGEAVHTIPRQSVARQVARLEAQGFRPPDASCTLQKHCRSASHDSRCQERLHCKARGGQSTSHPAAPF encoded by the exons ATGATGG ATGGCCTGCCCCTACCAGGAGGATGTGTGGACAGGCGAGGCAGTCCTGTGGAGCACGGTGACCGGTACACGCCCGAGGGCAAGGACCCCTGTGAGCAGTGCACCTGCCAGCGTGGACGGCCAGACTCCTGCTCCATCACTTCCTGCTACCCACCAGCCCACTGCCACCAGCCATACCTTAGGGGTTCGGGCGAGTGCTGCGACTATGCCTGCAACGGCACCACGCTTGGTTCACCCGATG GAGCAGATGTGCAGAGTGCCACTACTCTGGGCCTTCGGATGGTGGCTAGCACAGTGGCGTCGTTTCTCATTGTGGCTctgctgctgttcatgatccatCGACTCCGCAAGAGGCGCCTGCTGGTCATGTTACGAA GGCTGAATGGGTGCCGGGCAGCGGCCAGCCTGGAAGAGGCTTGCCTGGCGCGGCAGCTGGCACTTGAAGAACAGGGTGTGGGCTTCCTGGGTGGCTTCTGCCCTGACCCCCCTCCGCCGTACACCTTCTGGAAGCCCCCAGAGGCTTACGTGCCTCCTGGAGAGGCCCCACCTCCTTACGATGCTCCTCCTGCATTACTTGACCGGCAGCTGCAACAGCAG GAAGTCGCACCCATCTCTACTGAGCCATTACCACGTGTTGCATCGGCCACGCCTCCATTGCTGTGTGGAGGCTCGTCAACCAGCAGCGAGGCAGGGGAGCTGCCTCAACAGCAACGAGCAATTCGCTCAGATGCTTACTACGAAGATGGGTTACGACACGTGACGGTTGTGCTCGTCGGGGACCAAGCAGCACGCAGGCGACTGTCGCACTGCGAGCCCTCGGTTCGACACTTGGTTCAAGACGGTGACAAGCGGCTAAGCTTGCAG GGCCCTCCTTCAAGTCAAAACAACAATGTGTACCCTGACCCAACTTCCTGGGGTGGGGAAGGTGAAGAAGGCGGAAGTGAGACGAGTTCAAGCTGCACTGCGAGCGTTGACGACCGTCAAGGTGCATTCAGTCCCACCAGCAGCGAGTCCAGCGCTTCCGCAGATGCCCCGGAAGTCGGCCAAGTTCCACAGCCagcagccgctgctgccacaGACCCACCCAGGGCGAGGCACCCCTTAGACAGGACGCTGCAAAGGCTCAAGCGCTTTTCTATGCCAAAACGCAAGGCTTCCAAGAAGTCCCCCACAGCTGGAGCATCGTCGTCGGCCGAAGGCATCGCAACGTCCTGCTGTCTCGGCCACAGCTCAGGCATGGAGTCGGACAAGAACCGAACTAGGGAAGCCAAGGCTGTGAGCGCTTCCCCACAGGGTACCCAGCAGCTGCCCGAAAATGGTGGTGGACTCGAACGACTGCCTGCTCCTCCACTAGAGGCTCAGCACTCTTCTGCTGCCCGCCAGGAGAGTGCAGAAGACAAGGCCACAAGAAAGAAAACGGGCAAGAGAAAGCTGTTCTCACTCCCCTCATGGGACAGCTCAGTCTTACGGAGAGTGCCGGAAGGCTGCAGCGAAGTGCGCAACCTATCAGGAGCCCACATTGCATCAGAAGCAGCTGTGCCCACTGCAGGGATGGTGAGGGACGTGGTGCGGCCCTGCTCCCTAGACCTTCCGACGGCCACGTCGACGCCCAAGACTCTTACCTCTGCCTGCCCTGTGGTCATCACGGTCAAATGCAGGCCTGTGAGGACAGAACAGCCCAGTAGTGATGTGTCGGACCATCAGGCGGAGTCGCCTCGTTCTTCTTCGTCAGCGTCTGCCTCCTCAAAAACGAACAAACAGCGGACGACAGAGATCGCCGGGGCTGAACCGAAGCCAAACGGCTCTGTGACTGTGCAGCCGTATGGGGAGGCAGTGCATACCATTCCACGACAGAGTGTTGCGAGGCAGGTGGCTCGGCTGGAGGCGCAGGGTTTCCGGCCACCTGATGCTTCGTGCACCTTGCAGAAGCACTGCCGCAGTGCGTCACACGACAGTCGGTGCCAGGAACGGCTACACTGCAAAGCACGTGGAGGACAATCGACTTCGCACCCAGCTGCTCCATTTTGA